The DNA window TGTTGGTAGGCACAAAGTTCAGCCAACAAAGTCAATAGGTTGTTGAAGCTCCTATCAGACcaaccatacttagccttcaagatCAGTATGTCTAGCACAAAACATAGAAATGACCACCTTTTCTCACAACCCTTTTCCTCTGGGTACAAATGTTCTTTCCTTGCCTTACGCACCGTCTCTAAGTTATCTAGCCCTTTCAATAGAAATTCTAATTCTACGTGCCACAACTGTCGTCTAGGaagtcttcttcttcatcttcttcgttgTCTTCACCATCATCCTTCCCACCACAGccttctccaccaccacagcctttgccaccaccaccgcctgcaACGTCATCTCTTATACCATCATGCATCATGACAAGATGGGCATCATCATCTTCCCTTACTTCTGATGCATTTGTACCTTTCATGTTGCCTGCTTCTATACGTTTCTCACCATGATGATCCCAAATCTCGTAGTTCTCTATGAAACCCCTTCTTACCAAGTGTGATCTTATCGTATTTGGATCTTGGCATACTATACAGTTCTGACTGTCAAAACGGGGACAATATATATCCTTTGTCTGCTTAATCACCTTTTAGCTGCTTCAATAAAACCATTCACATCTTGTATGTAGGAAGCTTCATGTCTTTGTTTTGTGTACATCCATGACCTGTCCATATGTGTCCTTCAAAAATAAAAGGTATATTTGCATGAAGGTATTATTCACATATAAATGTTGAAGCAATTGATGTCTATTTTTCTATACAAATATTATATTATTCTAGACCTAAACATTAAAAAATGATAAAGTAAATATACACTACTACAATATTTTTAACCATGGTGGGCAATTTGGGTTAACCGAAATGGTTTTTGCAACCGCCTTGGccgaaaggtcacggttaatcgtggcCTCAACCGAGGCGGTTGtaaaaaccgcctcggttaatggtaTTATCGGAGGCGGTTGAATTATGTAGCCCTCCACGGTTAATAATTTTAGGAAATAAAAAAAGGCCCACCGAGCCTGGTACCATGCGCCATCATTTTTCATGGTAGGATCCACGCCGTCGCAGCCTCCGGTGGCTAGATCCGCTCCCGACACTGGATCTGGGCCTCCTCGCTGATGCCACGCCGTCGGATCTAGCACTGGTGCACTCCTCCCCACCAAATCCAACCTCCTCGCCGCCAGATCCACCGTCAGTGTGCTCCTCACCGCTGGATCCACCGCTAGAGGGTGCCTCCCCACTGGATCCACCGCCGTAGGACTCCACCCCGTCGGATCTTCACCATGGTGGAGCCATGGAGGGAAGAGAGGAGGGGCATGGGTGCTGCTCGCCTGTGGGAGAAGAGGGAAGAGTGAGGAGAcaaagagaggaagagagggagatgggGAACTACCTCCACTCCGCCACACTGCTGTGAGTGACCTTCCTCTAGATCCGAGGCACGAGTAACCGACCTCCACGCCGTAGCGCCACCGTGCCGCGTGGCCACCTGACTGCATGCCACCGTCGAtcgagaggagagggagagggagtagCCACtcagggagagggagaggcgagTGAGGTGCCTGGGTGGGCGCTGGGTAGAGGAGCCGCTAAGGGCGTGGTGTGGGGAGGGTGAGGGGAGGGGCGCGGATCTGGTGAGTCCGGGGGGCGTGGCTCTGGGGAGTGGGAGTGGCAAAGGAAACCTTAAAACTCTACTATATATACAATCAGTTGGTTATCGGGCAGAGATGGGCTGCCTGCTGGGCCATCACTTATCAAGGCGGGCTTTATAGTTTAATTGCCTCCGAAAatagatttacggaggcggttgtTATAAGGCAACCGCCTCCGAAAATAAACTATTTTTTGAGGTGGTTGGATTAAGacaaccgcctcggtaaattgaTTTTGCGAGGAGGTTGTTTGTGATCacctcggttaataaaaaatgatcacATCGGTTAATCCttggcattaaccgaggcggttcaaATGGCTGCCCACCTCTAAGGCTATTTTCGAAATGTCTCGCAAaagtttttgtgtagtagtgatagAAATTAACTAAAGTTCATGTGAGCCAAAGTAAGTTGGGCAAAAATTAGTCTAAATtgctaggaaaaataaaaaattctaaCATCATGCATGTCTGTCTCTAGATCTCTAAGTGAAAGAAATGTacatgtgaagtttgaaaagagTTTAGGGATGCCACTATCTCACCtctcaaatgcaactcccccctctatttttgctatttctcGCCCTTCAAGTGAGCTAATGGTGCTCAGCATGCAGCCTgtctcgaggaggaagaaggggtatttaGGGggggcatttttaggggcggttgatTAAAAAGAACTGCATCTATTAATTCTTCTATAGGGGTGGTTCTGTTAAGGAACCGTCTTTGAAAATAGGTCACTTATAGAGACGGTTTTGTAAAGAGGACCACCTCTGAAGATCCATTTTCAGGGATGGTTCTCTTAAAGCAACCACCGCTAAAAATGGACGTCTATCAGAGGCGGTTTTCTTAATACAACTGCTCTTAAACTTGGATCTTCAGAGGCGGTCATGGAGCTACAGTGCTCTCCGGCGCGGTGAGAGGCAACGTGCTAGTTAGAACCGCCTCTGATAGAAAAGGGTGGCATCACTAAAAATGATTTCTATACTAGtggtatattatgaaaatatattacaTGTTGTACTAACTAGACTAATTTTATGACAAATAATTTCAGGACAACTCTataagcagcctgttcgcttgctcgtaaacaatcgtaaatttccagccaggaacagtgtttttctctcacaccaaaccagccagcagtaaataatccacgatacgatacggcctcccgaacaggctgaagatGATTTATTCAGGGATAGATGGAGTATCACATAGTTTCAGACAGCATAAATGCAATATTATTTTTTTATCACTAAAGTATGGGAGTTTGCCCCGGTTTCTGGCTGTGTGAACGTGAAAAGGAAATTAAGTTCACGTCTGAGAGCATGCCCGCACGAGGCCCAGGTTTTCACCTTGGGGGCTAATTGTATGAAGGTAAAGTGCTTCATAGCTAGGTCTTTGAATTGACCGGAAACCTTTACATTGCTTTAAGATTATCTTATATGCATTGCAGAGTTACACGGAAGACAACAGATATAGATCTTCACAGGTAGTGTTGATCGAGTTTGTTGTCTTGTCACGGTTTAAAGTACACGTTCAATTTCACAATTTCCATCAGAAATATGTATCTCAAACCGTGCCTTTTTTTCCCAATTAATATATTGCCCCAGCTATACTTCTTGTGATTGAGAGAAATTAAGCTAGGGCAATGAAGTAATATGATATATAGCATTACATCAGAGCTGGTAACAATGTGTAGTGATCTAATAATAGCTCTTATGATTGTGAACATCGTACTTGAAATGCTCACCCACAAACACACAAACACACAGGATATATTTTTTTCATTTAGCTAGGGTATACTTGTACCCCAATTTGCTGTTATCTTTTCTGGCTTCAGAGAGGCAGCATAGGCACACAACTACGTGTATTAGGACACAACTTCGTTCATGTATGTATCACCTTATGTACCTTCTTCCACCACAGCCGTTCTCTCTCTGGCAGTTGAAGTACACTGCAGCGACAGGGGAGCCAAGGTTGTAGATGGCTGCGAAGTCCCTGGTGTTAAAGTTAGATCTCCACCCCGGCGCATAGGTAGTCTGCCTGACTGACTGCCTGAACAGGACGAATGCAAAGCGATGGATTCCGGCAGTTGGACGTGGGCTCTCATAAGGAACTATCTCATTCCCTGTTACATACAATATCAACTTTATTAAACTGAAATATCTATATATTTATTGACAGTGCATGTTTTCCATCCATCTTTAGTTTTAATGTGGAGTTGTAGTTTGCCTTGACATGATTGAAACCAGAATATCTTGTAatcaattgttttttttttgtgtatGGCTAGATTTGTTTGTTAAATGTTAAAAAACTTTAAATTGGAAATTAATGTGGAGCGGATATACTTTATTAAAATGCTTGTGAACAACGAATCCAGTGAGCATGTGATGTGGCAAGAAAATGTTTTCCAAGCTTTAACTTTAACATCCCAGAGTAAATGGAGTAGACAGAATGATTCTTTCTCACGTTTAAAGTTCAAACTTAGGGTTGTGTTCTCTCTTTTCATGCTACAGTTAATGGTATAATTAACTTGGGCGTGGCAAATAAATCTAAAAGACACTTTTTTAATGACGGCAATGAAATTATTAAACAACATGAGCATAACTCACGGCTACATTCAGACAGTGCAACCAGTGTGGGTCAAATCCATAGTTTTAAATCTCCCGCTATAGCTGCTGATATAGCCCGCTATAGCCTTTTGATGTGGGGTGCCGCTATTTGTGTTCATGTACAATTTAGCCGCTATATCCCGCTATAGCCCGATATAGTCCCGCTATTAGCTGTTTTAGAGATATACCGCTAAACAccttagcccgctatttaaaacatTGGTCAAATCACTTACCGAAACTGGCATCAGTTGTCTCTGGAATGTCTGTCACCAACCTATGAGGGACATTGAGAACTAACCAATCAGTACGACATGAATGAAGGTGATAATAGTATACTCTCGTAATCAACAACAGGAGCAGCATGCCACGCATGGCGTGCATATAAAGTGAACATGGAAAGTGCCAGTGGATTACCACCCGTCGGCATGCATGGACAAAGCTGCAGAGAGAGCTTACCAGTGAAGGTTCTCTCTTTTAGTAGGGTTACTGGGGCTTGGTGCATCTGGGTCCACCATGACCTAGCAACACAATAAATAGATAGATAGACACATGAACTAGGTTAGCCAATCTAGATACTAAGGAATCAGGTCTCCAATTGACATATTCTCTTCGATGCACTAATGCATTTTATTTGCATTGTTACAcgagtgtgtgtatatatagatagataataTTTATAGAGAACATTACATAAAGACACTGAGATCAATATTTATGGGCGTTTAACCTTACTAAACAATGATCACTAATCGTTGTATGATCCAAAATTGCACCTTATAGAAATTATGATAGCTCAGTTGGTCTTATCAGCTTAAAGGCATACAAAAGGGCTTGAGAGTTCACAAAAAAaaacatattctttgctttttatCTATTATCATCACGGATGAGTAGATACTTAAAGATATATCCAGAACTAGGTCAACTAATAGTATAGATATATAGCCAAGATATGAAACTTAGCCAAATAAAAGGAGAAACCAAGAATCTACAAATTATCAACACAAGAAACAAGAATTAACCAATGAAATGCCCGCAGTGACATTCACACACTTACAAGTGTGTAGAGAGTCCTCATGTCACGCCCACTGATGTGGACCCTTGGCTCATTCATCACTTGAGATGGCTTAAGCTCAG is part of the Miscanthus floridulus cultivar M001 chromosome 9, ASM1932011v1, whole genome shotgun sequence genome and encodes:
- the LOC136482113 gene encoding protein VERNALIZATION 3-like, which produces MFNMSRDPLVVGHVVGDIVDPFITTASLRVFYNNKEMTNGSELKPSQVMNEPRVHISGRDMRTLYTLVMVDPDAPSPSNPTKRENLHWLVTDIPETTDASFGNEIVPYESPRPTAGIHRFAFVLFRQSVRQTTYAPGWRSNFNTRDFAAIYNLGSPVAAVYFNCQRENGCGGRRYIR